One Armatimonadota bacterium DNA window includes the following coding sequences:
- a CDS encoding cupredoxin domain-containing protein, which translates to MRVVLVLLVMAGLTLGATAAPKAQKMTVTMSDYRFTPSKVNLTAGTPAALTLVNKGKVEHEFMVYLAPKTPPEDWDEYVMSNTFFKDMGEVEVEFEGQGAVAGVSIFEVEVKPGKRAVVHFTPSRKGTFEIGCHVEGHYEAGMRGTLTVK; encoded by the coding sequence GTGCGGGTGGTGTTGGTCTTGCTGGTGATGGCCGGATTGACGCTTGGGGCGACGGCGGCGCCGAAGGCGCAGAAGATGACGGTAACAATGTCCGACTACCGGTTCACGCCGAGCAAGGTGAACCTGACCGCCGGGACACCGGCGGCGCTGACCCTGGTCAACAAGGGGAAGGTGGAGCATGAGTTCATGGTCTATCTCGCGCCCAAGACCCCGCCGGAGGACTGGGACGAGTACGTCATGTCCAATACCTTCTTCAAGGACATGGGCGAGGTGGAGGTCGAGTTCGAGGGCCAGGGTGCCGTGGCCGGGGTGAGCATCTTCGAGGTGGAGGTCAAGCCCGGAAAGCGCGCCGTCGTCCACTTCACGCCCAGCAGGAAAGGCACGTTCGAGATTGGGTGCCATGTCGAGGGGCACTACGAAGCAGGGATGAGGGGCACGCTGACGGTCAAGTAG
- a CDS encoding glycerol-3-phosphate acyltransferase: MILPVALLAYVIGALPLGYWAVRRLSGRDPRWASAYNLGLESALDVLGAGAVAAAFLLDLLKGLAAVSLARTTGLLGAVLAAGAVYFGHLTGLPGHPAPRARGAGVLFGSLGGLAVAGLPLPYIVPALAASAAVYAATGYGSLAALTLPAVLAIAALAAPVPPATKALLWLLPVLAGGRYKENLGRILDGIEPRLGRPLPLPSARQVVCAFLIHPMSVDDLWQSLRFRWLRPLVQSRVVPLTWVQALAERFNPMKVGELTGVRTGDGRQICCYLLSTPLLPEQIVARPELAVRRAIQAARLARELGATTIGLGAFWSVVGDKGLVVQQAVPEIHVTNGGALTAGTVRAAVPRILERFAAGGRDLRQVTAAVVGATGVVAFGIARQIAPLVGALILIARDRQRLERSAALLQRAHPGVQIIPTTDIAQIKCAELIFTATSDPGAVIFPEHVREGAWIYDDGRPADVHPAVRQVPGVRVIPGGVVRPPGQMRGNLDLHFGDGTVPACLAETMILAAEEAWERKSLGSQTRLEDIQFYLQKAHDLGFEILG; this comes from the coding sequence ATGATCCTGCCAGTCGCGCTGCTGGCCTACGTCATCGGGGCCCTCCCGCTGGGCTACTGGGCGGTGCGCCGCCTGTCCGGACGCGACCCGCGCTGGGCCTCGGCCTACAACCTGGGTCTGGAAAGCGCGCTGGACGTGCTGGGAGCGGGAGCGGTGGCGGCCGCCTTTCTCCTCGACCTGCTGAAGGGACTGGCCGCCGTCTCTCTCGCCCGGACCACCGGCCTTCTCGGTGCCGTCCTGGCGGCGGGGGCCGTCTACTTCGGGCATCTCACCGGCCTCCCAGGCCACCCCGCCCCGCGAGCGCGCGGCGCCGGGGTGCTCTTTGGCTCCCTTGGCGGCCTGGCGGTTGCCGGGCTACCCCTACCCTACATAGTCCCGGCGCTGGCCGCGTCTGCGGCAGTGTATGCTGCCACCGGGTACGGGTCGCTGGCCGCGCTGACCCTCCCGGCGGTGCTGGCCATCGCCGCCCTGGCGGCCCCGGTCCCGCCGGCGACGAAGGCGCTTCTGTGGCTGCTGCCGGTCCTGGCGGGGGGACGCTACAAGGAAAACCTCGGGCGGATCCTGGACGGCATTGAGCCCCGGCTGGGCCGTCCCCTCCCCCTGCCCTCCGCCCGGCAGGTGGTCTGTGCCTTCCTCATTCACCCTATGAGCGTCGACGACCTGTGGCAGAGCCTGCGCTTTCGCTGGCTCAGACCCCTGGTGCAATCGAGGGTGGTTCCCCTGACCTGGGTGCAGGCGCTGGCCGAGCGCTTCAACCCCATGAAGGTGGGGGAGCTTACCGGCGTGCGCACGGGTGACGGCCGCCAGATCTGCTGCTACCTGCTCTCCACGCCGCTGCTGCCGGAGCAGATCGTCGCCAGGCCGGAGCTGGCCGTGCGGCGGGCGATCCAGGCTGCGCGGCTGGCCCGTGAGCTCGGCGCCACCACCATCGGCCTGGGCGCCTTCTGGAGCGTGGTGGGGGACAAGGGCCTGGTGGTGCAGCAGGCCGTGCCGGAGATCCACGTGACCAACGGCGGGGCCTTGACCGCGGGCACGGTCAGGGCGGCTGTCCCCAGAATCCTGGAGCGCTTTGCGGCCGGGGGGCGGGACCTGCGTCAGGTCACCGCAGCCGTGGTGGGGGCCACCGGCGTGGTGGCGTTTGGCATCGCCCGGCAGATCGCCCCGCTGGTGGGCGCGCTCATCCTGATCGCCCGCGACCGCCAGCGCCTGGAGCGCAGCGCCGCGCTCCTGCAGAGAGCGCATCCCGGGGTTCAGATCATTCCCACAACCGACATCGCCCAGATCAAGTGTGCCGAGCTCATCTTCACCGCCACCAGCGATCCGGGTGCGGTCATCTTCCCCGAGCACGTCAGGGAAGGGGCGTGGATCTACGATGACGGGCGCCCCGCGGATGTCCACCCCGCGGTGCGGCAGGTCCCCGGAGTGCGCGTCATCCCGGGGGGAGTCGTCCGTCCCCCGGGGCAGATGCGGGGGAACCTGGACCTGCATTTCGGTGACGGCACCGTCCCGGCGTGCCTGGCGGAGACCATGATCCTGGCCGCGGAGGAGGCATGGGAGCGGAAGAGCCTGGGGTCGCAGACGCGCCTGGAGGACATCCAGTTCTACCTGCAGAAGGCCCATGACCTGGGTTTCGAGATCCTGGGCTGA
- a CDS encoding class II aldolase/adducin family protein, whose translation MVSQELPTRQKLLRLIRESGGATLADLRQRTGLSRSTLRQHLGRMARDGVVQSFLVKRPSGRPPLMYRLTPQAELASPETYLAFLRALFDTLRTRGPERVEALLREVAVRVAAQHPEIRGLPDVGARLEAVRRLFFNDAEATPVMQTDDGFQFSLYTCPLAPLALEFRDLCCVTREVIRGLVDREVEQSEWIVRGDPRCTFAVRAAANGNGDGAAAGPGAPQVAGRRRSSPPPQAPEPITFAFAGTYTDPVLAQMAEGLRQVFTRHGHRFSQREDEELRLVFNFIDAARPRPYRRKGKGTFLVTVAVTNRQPDNVLKEGYPLLIRSLGNLMIYLVRAAGRVETHFVTLEQGTYRIPDLTGDAYFAHLYERLLPLACSELVIDNEFHTDLPPELWQGDELTAQLAEAGRRLDALNLLPAPFPMGELLPARDLRHIERLFGIGGLSYGNLSVRKDATRFWMSASGVDKGNMREIGRDMLLVKGFDPQRKVMLLSVPPHVKPRRVSVDAIEHWMIYSEHPQVGAIVHVHAWMQGIPSTAINYPCGTIQLAQAVAEKVRQAPDPARAVVGLKNHGLTITGRTLADIFDRLEAGFIRQVPMS comes from the coding sequence ATGGTGTCTCAGGAGTTGCCCACGCGGCAGAAGCTGCTCCGGCTCATTCGCGAGTCCGGCGGAGCGACCCTGGCCGACCTGCGGCAACGTACCGGACTCTCCCGCTCTACACTGCGGCAGCACCTGGGGCGGATGGCCCGCGACGGTGTTGTCCAGAGCTTCCTGGTGAAGCGGCCCTCGGGGCGGCCACCGCTGATGTACCGGTTGACGCCGCAGGCCGAGCTGGCCAGCCCGGAGACCTACCTGGCCTTCCTGCGGGCGCTCTTTGACACCCTGCGCACCCGGGGGCCGGAGCGGGTGGAGGCGCTCCTGCGAGAGGTGGCGGTGCGCGTGGCCGCGCAGCACCCGGAGATCCGCGGCCTGCCCGATGTGGGCGCCCGCCTGGAGGCGGTACGCCGTCTGTTCTTCAACGACGCCGAGGCCACGCCGGTGATGCAGACCGACGACGGCTTCCAGTTCTCCCTCTACACCTGTCCGCTGGCCCCGCTGGCCCTGGAGTTCCGCGACCTTTGCTGCGTCACCCGGGAAGTCATCCGAGGGTTGGTAGACCGTGAGGTGGAGCAGTCCGAGTGGATCGTCCGCGGAGATCCCCGCTGCACCTTCGCCGTGCGCGCCGCAGCCAACGGGAACGGGGACGGCGCGGCCGCCGGTCCTGGAGCTCCACAGGTCGCAGGGAGGCGACGCAGCTCCCCACCCCCCCAGGCCCCCGAGCCCATCACCTTCGCCTTCGCCGGCACCTACACCGACCCCGTGCTGGCGCAGATGGCAGAGGGGCTGCGCCAGGTCTTCACCCGCCACGGCCACCGCTTCTCTCAGAGGGAGGACGAGGAGCTGCGCCTGGTGTTCAACTTCATCGACGCCGCTCGCCCCCGGCCCTACCGGCGCAAGGGGAAGGGCACCTTCCTGGTGACCGTGGCCGTGACCAACCGCCAGCCGGACAACGTGCTCAAGGAGGGCTACCCGCTGCTGATTCGCTCCCTGGGCAACCTGATGATCTACCTGGTGCGCGCCGCGGGGCGCGTGGAGACTCACTTCGTGACGCTGGAGCAGGGGACGTACCGGATCCCTGATCTGACCGGGGACGCCTACTTTGCCCACCTCTACGAACGTCTGCTGCCGCTGGCCTGTTCGGAGCTGGTTATCGATAACGAGTTCCACACCGACCTGCCGCCGGAGCTCTGGCAGGGGGACGAGCTGACGGCGCAGCTGGCCGAGGCTGGCCGGAGGCTGGACGCTCTGAACCTCCTGCCCGCCCCCTTCCCCATGGGCGAGCTGCTCCCCGCCCGCGACCTGAGGCACATCGAGCGCCTCTTCGGCATCGGCGGCCTCTCCTACGGCAACCTCAGCGTGCGCAAGGACGCCACCCGCTTCTGGATGAGCGCCTCGGGCGTGGACAAGGGCAACATGCGGGAGATCGGGCGGGACATGCTGTTGGTGAAGGGCTTCGACCCGCAGCGGAAGGTGATGCTGCTCTCCGTGCCTCCGCACGTCAAGCCGCGGCGCGTCTCGGTGGACGCCATCGAGCACTGGATGATCTACAGTGAGCACCCCCAGGTGGGCGCCATCGTCCACGTGCACGCCTGGATGCAGGGGATCCCCTCCACCGCCATCAACTACCCCTGCGGCACCATCCAGCTGGCGCAGGCGGTGGCGGAGAAGGTGCGCCAGGCCCCCGACCCGGCCCGCGCCGTGGTCGGCCTGAAGAACCACGGCCTGACCATCACCGGGCGAACGCTGGCGGACATCTTCGATCGGCTGGAGGCGGGCTTCATCCGCCAGGTTCCCATGTCATAG
- a CDS encoding alcohol dehydrogenase catalytic domain-containing protein: MRALLFNPTIPRFAVTRLSAGISRRALWGRFSPLQYTQVPDPPLPAANWVRVNTRLGGICGSDLSMLHLHTSMVTSAYTSFPFVPGHESVGTVVEVGPAVTDLAVGQRVTVEPILPCLARGIDPPCSNCAAGDYNLCLRFTEGQISPGLFIGYCRDTGGSWGENFVAHRSQVFPVPDHVSDGNALLAEPLAVAVHPLLRHRPADGSTVLVVGGGVIGQCAVAAIRALHLPVRVVALVKYAFQAEMARRLGADAALLLGRGDVHYDAIAELTGGILRRPLLGKRVLIGGCDLTLECVGSSRSVDDALRLTRPGGRVVILGLAATLRGVDWGPIWLTELTVTGSHVYGVETWNGERRRTMEIVLEWMAAGRVDLAPLLTHLYPLGAYPQAFTTAMGKARTGAFKVAFQFGRTV; the protein is encoded by the coding sequence ATGCGGGCGCTCCTATTCAACCCCACCATCCCACGGTTCGCCGTCACACGACTCTCGGCAGGTATCAGCCGGCGGGCCCTGTGGGGGCGCTTCTCCCCGCTGCAGTACACCCAGGTGCCGGATCCACCGCTGCCCGCCGCGAATTGGGTTCGGGTGAACACGCGCCTGGGGGGGATCTGCGGGAGCGACCTCTCCATGCTCCACCTGCACACCAGTATGGTGACCTCAGCCTACACCTCCTTCCCTTTTGTGCCCGGGCACGAGAGCGTGGGCACCGTGGTTGAGGTGGGTCCGGCGGTGACCGACCTGGCGGTGGGGCAGCGGGTGACTGTGGAGCCCATCCTGCCCTGCCTCGCCCGCGGGATCGACCCACCCTGCAGCAACTGCGCGGCGGGGGATTACAACCTGTGCCTGCGCTTCACGGAGGGGCAGATCAGCCCCGGGCTGTTCATCGGCTACTGCCGGGACACCGGGGGAAGCTGGGGGGAGAACTTCGTGGCCCACCGTTCGCAGGTCTTCCCCGTGCCCGACCACGTCAGCGACGGCAACGCCCTGCTGGCGGAGCCCCTGGCGGTGGCCGTTCACCCGCTGCTGCGGCACCGGCCGGCGGATGGCAGCACCGTTCTGGTGGTCGGCGGCGGTGTGATCGGGCAGTGTGCTGTCGCCGCTATTCGCGCCCTGCATCTGCCCGTGCGTGTGGTGGCCCTGGTGAAGTATGCCTTCCAGGCGGAGATGGCTCGCCGCCTGGGCGCGGATGCGGCTCTGCTGCTGGGCAGGGGGGACGTGCACTACGATGCCATCGCCGAGCTCACGGGCGGGATTCTGCGCCGACCCCTGCTGGGCAAGCGCGTGCTCATCGGCGGTTGCGATCTGACGCTGGAGTGCGTGGGCTCCTCCCGCAGCGTCGATGACGCCCTCCGGCTCACCCGGCCCGGAGGGAGGGTGGTGATCCTGGGCCTGGCCGCCACGCTGCGGGGGGTGGATTGGGGGCCGATCTGGCTGACGGAGCTCACCGTCACCGGCAGCCATGTCTACGGCGTGGAGACGTGGAACGGGGAGCGGCGGCGCACCATGGAGATCGTCCTGGAGTGGATGGCCGCGGGGCGCGTGGACCTGGCGCCGCTGCTCACCCACCTTTACCCCCTGGGGGCCTACCCCCAGGCCTTCACCACCGCCATGGGAAAGGCCAGGACCGGTGCCTTCAAGGTGGCCTTTCAGTTCGGCCGGACGGTCTAG
- a CDS encoding 4Fe-4S binding protein produces the protein MARIVIDQERCKGCQLCVQFCPPRVLTMSSRLNSRGFYTVELMDEGRCTSCAACALVCPDVVITVFKPERVRAA, from the coding sequence ATGGCCAGGATCGTCATTGACCAGGAGCGGTGCAAAGGGTGCCAGCTCTGCGTGCAGTTCTGCCCGCCGAGGGTGCTGACCATGAGCTCCCGCCTGAACAGCCGCGGCTTCTACACCGTGGAGCTGATGGACGAGGGACGCTGCACCTCCTGCGCTGCCTGCGCGCTGGTCTGTCCGGACGTGGTCATCACCGTCTTCAAGCCCGAGCGGGTCAGGGCGGCCTGA
- a CDS encoding 3-methyl-2-oxobutanoate dehydrogenase subunit VorB produces MERMLMKGNEAIAEAALRAGVQAYFGYPITPQSELPEYMARELPGRGGVFLQAESEVAAINMVYGAGGAGARVMTSTSSPGVSLMQEGLSYLVGAEVPCVIVNMVRGGPGLGNIAPAQSDYFQATRSAGHGDGRLIVLAPSTIQEAADLTILAFDLAERYRNPVMILGDGILGQMMEPVSFPPPVQRQRDLSWATTGAGEGPRRLINSIYLDPDELEQHNLHLLEKYRRAQQEEVRWEAYRMEDARLAVAAYGLAARVARSAVDRARAQGIAAGLLRPVTLFPFPVAAFRQAAEQVRAFLVVEMSAGQMVEDVRLAVEGRAPVRFYGRLGGVVPTPPEVVQQIEQLAAEVAP; encoded by the coding sequence GTGGAGCGGATGCTGATGAAGGGGAACGAGGCTATTGCCGAGGCGGCGCTGCGCGCCGGGGTGCAGGCGTACTTCGGCTATCCCATCACCCCGCAGAGCGAGCTGCCCGAGTACATGGCGCGGGAGCTGCCGGGCCGCGGCGGGGTCTTCCTGCAGGCGGAGTCCGAGGTGGCCGCCATCAACATGGTCTACGGCGCGGGAGGCGCCGGAGCCCGGGTGATGACCTCGACCAGCAGCCCGGGGGTCAGCCTGATGCAGGAGGGGCTCTCCTACCTGGTGGGGGCAGAGGTGCCCTGCGTGATCGTAAACATGGTGCGCGGCGGCCCCGGCCTGGGCAACATCGCCCCGGCTCAGAGCGACTACTTCCAGGCCACCAGGTCAGCAGGCCACGGCGACGGTCGGCTGATCGTCCTGGCGCCGTCCACCATCCAGGAGGCGGCCGACCTGACCATCCTGGCCTTCGACCTGGCGGAGCGCTACCGCAACCCGGTGATGATCCTGGGCGACGGGATCCTGGGTCAGATGATGGAGCCGGTGAGCTTCCCCCCGCCGGTGCAGCGGCAGCGGGACCTTTCCTGGGCCACCACCGGTGCCGGTGAAGGGCCGCGCCGCCTGATCAACTCCATCTACCTGGATCCCGACGAGCTGGAGCAGCACAACCTGCACCTGCTGGAGAAGTACCGCCGGGCGCAGCAGGAGGAGGTGCGCTGGGAGGCCTACCGCATGGAGGATGCGCGGCTGGCGGTGGCTGCCTACGGACTGGCGGCGCGGGTGGCCCGCTCGGCGGTGGATCGGGCACGGGCTCAGGGGATCGCCGCCGGCCTGCTGCGGCCGGTCACCCTCTTCCCCTTCCCCGTGGCCGCCTTCCGCCAGGCAGCGGAACAGGTGCGTGCCTTCCTGGTCGTGGAGATGAGCGCCGGGCAGATGGTGGAGGACGTGCGCCTGGCCGTGGAGGGCCGCGCTCCCGTGCGCTTCTACGGGCGGTTGGGAGGCGTGGTCCCCACGCCGCCGGAGGTGGTGCAGCAGATCGAGCAGCTGGCCGCGGAGGTGGCGCCATGA
- a CDS encoding thiamine pyrophosphate-dependent enzyme, producing the protein MKQVTARPKVLLDVPMHYCPGCTHGVAHRLVAEAIDELGIRGRTIGVASVGCSVFMYNYFDLDFQQAAHGRAPAVATGIKRVLPDRIVFTYQGDGDLAAIGTAEIVHAANRGENITVIFINNAVYGMTGGQMAPTTLLGMRTTTTPFGRDARQAGYPIRVVELLNTLRGPAYLARVALAGPGNIHRAKKAIRRAFQTQVEGKGFSLVEVLSTCPVTWGLPPVEAVRWLEEHMLPEFPLGEFRTPEPREAVLMPLGGGKEG; encoded by the coding sequence ATGAAGCAGGTCACAGCGCGGCCGAAGGTGCTCTTGGACGTCCCTATGCACTACTGCCCCGGGTGCACCCACGGGGTGGCGCACCGGCTTGTCGCTGAGGCTATTGACGAGCTCGGCATCCGCGGCAGGACCATCGGGGTGGCCTCAGTGGGTTGCTCCGTCTTCATGTACAACTACTTCGACCTGGACTTCCAGCAGGCCGCTCACGGCCGCGCCCCGGCGGTGGCCACGGGGATCAAGCGCGTCCTGCCCGACCGCATCGTCTTCACCTACCAGGGGGACGGCGATCTGGCGGCCATCGGCACGGCGGAGATCGTCCACGCCGCCAACCGGGGAGAGAACATCACCGTGATCTTCATCAATAATGCCGTCTACGGCATGACCGGCGGGCAGATGGCTCCCACCACGCTGCTGGGCATGCGCACCACCACCACGCCCTTCGGGCGTGACGCCAGGCAGGCCGGCTATCCCATTCGCGTGGTAGAGCTGTTAAACACGCTGCGCGGCCCCGCCTACCTGGCCCGAGTGGCTCTGGCCGGTCCGGGAAACATCCACAGGGCGAAGAAGGCCATTCGCCGCGCCTTCCAGACCCAGGTGGAGGGCAAAGGCTTCTCCCTGGTGGAGGTCCTGTCCACCTGCCCGGTGACCTGGGGGCTGCCGCCGGTGGAGGCGGTCCGCTGGCTGGAGGAACACATGCTGCCGGAGTTCCCCCTGGGTGAGTTCAGGACGCCTGAGCCCCGGGAGGCAGTCCTGATGCCGCTGGGTGGGGGGAAGGAAGGGTAG
- a CDS encoding 2-oxoacid:acceptor oxidoreductase family protein: protein MATTELVIAGFGGQGILFLGEVLAHAAVVEGKNVTWMPAYGPEQRGGTATCTVVIADEPIGSPVVSDPPAVIVMNRPSLEKFEPRVRSRGLLIVNSSIVDRPVRRGDVRVLLVDAVREATALGDARAANMVLLGAFLAAEPVVSLPAVEQALRQMLPPDRAALVTLNLSAIARGREVAREQLLLQRV, encoded by the coding sequence GTGGCCACGACGGAGCTGGTGATCGCGGGGTTCGGCGGCCAGGGCATCCTCTTCCTGGGGGAGGTACTGGCGCACGCCGCCGTGGTGGAAGGCAAGAACGTGACCTGGATGCCCGCCTACGGGCCGGAGCAGCGGGGAGGGACGGCCACCTGCACGGTGGTCATCGCCGACGAGCCCATCGGCTCTCCGGTGGTTTCCGACCCGCCGGCAGTCATCGTCATGAACCGCCCTTCCCTGGAGAAGTTCGAGCCGCGAGTGCGCAGTCGCGGGCTGCTTATCGTTAACTCCTCGATTGTGGACCGCCCGGTGCGGCGAGGCGACGTGCGTGTGCTCCTGGTGGACGCGGTACGGGAGGCGACCGCGCTGGGAGATGCCCGGGCGGCCAACATGGTGCTCCTGGGGGCCTTCCTGGCTGCCGAGCCGGTGGTCTCCCTGCCGGCCGTGGAGCAGGCCCTGCGCCAGATGTTGCCGCCCGACCGGGCGGCACTGGTGACGCTCAACCTCTCGGCCATCGCCCGCGGGAGGGAGGTCGCCCGGGAGCAGTTGCTGTTGCAGCGGGTGTAG
- a CDS encoding ABC transporter permease, whose amino-acid sequence MTIRATAQTYVPTEVVFDQRGQAVKRVTFGGVVSAGLMVVNTVYLHLMERIREFGVIMAWAPAGALWPSWCCGRAYGCV is encoded by the coding sequence GTGACCATCCGGGCCACCGCCCAGACCTATGTCCCCACGGAAGTCGTCTTCGACCAGCGGGGGCAGGCCGTGAAGCGGGTTACCTTCGGCGGGGTCGTGTCGGCCGGCCTCATGGTGGTGAACACCGTCTACCTGCACCTGATGGAGCGGATCCGCGAGTTCGGCGTGATCATGGCCTGGGCGCCGGCCGGCGCGCTGTGGCCATCATGGTGCTGTGGGAGAGCTTATGGCTGTGTGTGA
- a CDS encoding YbaK/EbsC family protein has translation MEQVSGYWVAKVVMAVSDGMPVMLVLPVPYRVALVRLKEALGAMSVRLAREEEFAHLFPDCEVAPCRRPRVGDFALSPRAA, from the coding sequence CTGGAGCAGGTCAGCGGCTACTGGGTGGCCAAAGTGGTCATGGCCGTATCCGATGGCATGCCGGTCATGCTGGTGCTCCCGGTGCCGTACCGGGTGGCCCTGGTTCGGCTGAAGGAGGCGCTGGGCGCGATGTCGGTCCGCCTGGCCCGGGAGGAGGAGTTCGCCCACCTGTTCCCCGACTGCGAGGTGGCGCCGTGCCGGCGTCCCCGGGTGGGTGACTTCGCCCTCTCCCCCCGGGCGGCCTGA
- a CDS encoding proline dehydrogenase family protein, whose amino-acid sequence MSQRVLRHTLLTLARSGRARQAVTRTPFFRPAVRRFIAGETLEEALAVVAQLNARGLLATLDVLGEATVSEADARAAASAYMEVLEAIARTGLQANVSLKLSQLGLDISPDLATELLGSVVQQAAALGNFVRVDMEDSSRLPATLQVFDRVWDAGWRNIGIVLQAYLYRTPEDAERYIRRGVNIRLCKGAYDEPPAVAFPRKADVDRQFARLSHRLLTAGTYVAIATHDESLIAHARAVAAAYAIPSTRYEFQMLYGIRRDLQEALVGQGYRLRVYVPFGTHWYPYFMRRLAERPANVLFLARHLVRG is encoded by the coding sequence TTGAGCCAGCGTGTCCTCCGCCATACGCTCCTGACGCTTGCCCGCAGCGGCAGGGCGCGGCAGGCGGTGACCCGCACCCCGTTCTTCCGCCCGGCAGTGCGCCGCTTCATTGCCGGGGAGACGCTGGAGGAGGCGCTGGCGGTAGTGGCGCAGCTCAATGCCCGGGGCCTGCTGGCCACGCTGGACGTCCTGGGGGAGGCCACGGTCAGCGAGGCGGATGCACGGGCGGCGGCGTCGGCCTACATGGAGGTCCTGGAGGCCATCGCCCGGACCGGGCTGCAGGCCAACGTCTCCCTCAAGCTCTCCCAGCTGGGGCTGGACATCTCCCCGGACCTGGCCACCGAGCTGCTGGGCAGCGTTGTGCAGCAGGCGGCGGCGCTTGGGAACTTCGTCCGTGTAGACATGGAAGACAGCAGCCGCCTGCCGGCTACCCTTCAAGTATTCGACCGCGTCTGGGATGCAGGGTGGCGCAACATCGGCATCGTACTGCAGGCCTACCTCTACCGCACCCCCGAGGACGCGGAGCGCTACATCCGTCGGGGCGTGAACATCCGGCTGTGTAAGGGCGCATACGACGAACCGCCGGCAGTGGCCTTCCCGCGCAAGGCGGACGTGGACCGCCAGTTTGCCCGCCTGAGCCATCGCCTGCTTACAGCCGGGACCTATGTGGCCATCGCCACCCACGATGAGTCCCTGATCGCCCATGCCCGCGCGGTGGCCGCCGCCTATGCCATCCCCTCCACCCGCTACGAGTTTCAGATGCTTTACGGCATCCGCCGCGATCTGCAGGAGGCGCTGGTGGGTCAGGGATATCGCCTCCGCGTCTATGTGCCCTTCGGCACCCACTGGTATCCTTATTTCATGCGCCGCCTGGCGGAGCGGCCGGCCAATGTCCTCTTCCTGGCCAGGCACCTGGTCCGCGGGTAG
- a CDS encoding Nramp family divalent metal transporter: MARKAGSGRLDTITAAVEVLEGRSTRRGLARLLPFLGPAFVASVAYIDPGNFATNIQGGAEFGYLLLWVILASNLTAMLVQALSAKLGIATGRNLAELCRDQFSRPVVWAMWVISELVAMATDLAEFLGAALGFYLLLRIPLLPAALLTGVVTLAILALERRGFRAIEAVITAFVGVVALCYVVETILDRPNWLSVARHAVVPGFAGTESVLLAAGILGATVMPHAVFLHSALTQRRIVPRDGAQARRIFRFEVIDVIIAMGLAGLVNAAMLIMAASTFYARGLTEIASIEEAYRTLTPLLGPASSTVFAVSLLASGLSSSTVGTMAGQVIMQGFLHRQIPIWLRRLVTMAPAIAVIAMGLDPTRTLVISQVILSFGLPFALVPLVRFTSRRVLMGELVNGTGTTVVAGVLVAMIIALNLFLLYRIAAGG; this comes from the coding sequence ATGGCACGCAAGGCCGGAAGCGGACGCCTGGACACCATCACCGCCGCGGTGGAGGTGCTGGAAGGACGCAGTACCCGCCGCGGGCTGGCCCGCCTCCTGCCCTTCCTCGGCCCGGCCTTCGTCGCCAGCGTGGCCTACATCGACCCGGGGAACTTCGCCACCAACATCCAGGGCGGGGCGGAGTTCGGCTATCTGCTTCTGTGGGTCATCCTGGCCAGCAACCTGACGGCCATGCTGGTGCAGGCCCTCTCCGCCAAGCTGGGCATCGCCACGGGTCGCAACCTGGCGGAGCTGTGCCGCGACCAGTTCTCCCGGCCCGTGGTCTGGGCCATGTGGGTGATCAGCGAGCTGGTGGCCATGGCCACCGACCTGGCGGAGTTCCTGGGGGCGGCGCTGGGGTTCTACCTGCTGCTGCGCATCCCCCTGCTGCCGGCGGCCTTGCTCACCGGAGTCGTCACCCTGGCGATCCTGGCGCTGGAGCGCCGCGGCTTTCGGGCCATCGAGGCGGTGATCACTGCCTTTGTGGGGGTGGTGGCACTGTGTTACGTGGTCGAGACGATCCTGGACCGGCCGAACTGGCTCTCCGTGGCCCGCCACGCCGTCGTCCCCGGGTTCGCCGGCACGGAATCCGTCCTGCTGGCCGCGGGCATCCTGGGCGCCACCGTCATGCCTCACGCGGTCTTCCTGCACTCGGCGCTGACGCAGCGCCGCATCGTCCCCCGCGATGGTGCCCAGGCGCGGCGCATCTTCCGCTTTGAGGTCATCGACGTGATCATCGCCATGGGCCTGGCCGGGCTGGTTAACGCGGCGATGCTGATCATGGCCGCCTCCACCTTCTACGCGCGGGGGCTCACCGAGATCGCCAGCATCGAGGAGGCCTACCGCACCCTGACCCCCCTGCTGGGGCCGGCCAGCAGCACGGTATTCGCCGTCTCCCTGCTCGCCTCCGGCCTCTCCTCCTCTACGGTGGGGACCATGGCCGGGCAGGTGATCATGCAGGGCTTCCTGCACCGGCAGATCCCCATCTGGCTGCGTCGCCTGGTGACCATGGCCCCGGCCATCGCGGTCATCGCCATGGGGCTGGACCCCACCCGCACCCTGGTCATCAGCCAGGTGATCCTCAGCTTCGGCCTGCCCTTTGCCCTGGTACCTTTGGTCCGCTTCACCAGCCGCCGCGTCCTCATGGGGGAGCTGGTCAACGGGACCGGGACCACAGTGGTGGCGGGGGTGCTGGTGGCCATGATCATTGCCCTGAATCTGTTTCTGCTTTACCGGATTGCCGCGGGAGGCTAG